A window of Fusarium falciforme chromosome 1, complete sequence genomic DNA:
GTTCCTGGTGTCTCATTGATTCCTCGCTCTGAGCTCATTAATCTCAACGTTGTCTGGATGCActcctttataattaagcaagctctcatcatccaacaaaagaaagataaacaAAAACTTTATCGTTTATTGATAGATGCTCCACAGCGAATGGCTTCTTCAAGTATCGAAGCTaagggcaaaaagaagaCTTCTCCGGTacagggaatcgaaccctggGCTCCGCGGTTAAGGATCTCTCAACTGAGTTGATGAGAGCGCGAAATGTTAGCCACTACACCATACCGGATTGTAATTGGTTGAAATCGAGGTTTGCAAATAGTGACCATGAGTTACAGCATCGACAGCTAGCTAGTGACTTCGAAGAGAACATCCATACCCCATACCCCAAATCCAATATCCAGGTCCAAGTACAAGCCCCAAGTGACTGCTCTACCAGAGAAAGTTGAGCTTCCGGATTTCCTTCGGTTTCAGCGGGGGCGGTGGATCAGCGTTTGCAATGTCCAGGAACGCGCGGATAGGGATCTCATCAAGAATGATCTTGGTTTTTTTGTAAAACCTGAATCCAAAGTACAAGATCAGGGCTAACGGGATGTTGAAATAAGAAGACATAAAGGACTTGGTATTCCAGTGGCCATGGACAAAGTTCTGCCATCCAGACGTGATAAGGATCAGGATGAACAGGCTAATACAGGCCCAGCTAAAGTAAGGCTGGAAAGGAGACCTGTAGGGCAGCTCGTTGCGGTCGATGCCTTGTACCTTGCAGCCgtagaagaaaaaaaggtaGGTTATCAAGATGACTGTCCAGTTGACCAAGATCGCGATGGACAGGAGATCCTACAACCAGGTAAAGATAGTGGATGCTCCTTGAGACGTGGTCAAGTATCCAAGAGCTATGAACAGAGTAAAAAGACTGACGGCCACATATGGAATCCTGAATCGGTTGAGACGAGTAAAGACGCGAGGCGCGTGTCTGTTCTTCACCAGACCAAAGAGGTAGCGGATATAACTCATCATACCGTAGTTGCCGCAGGACCAAGCTGAAGTTACAacgatggcgttgatgacaTGCGGGATAACCTTGATGCCAGCCAGTGAAGCAGAAATAACAAAGGGAGACGCAGCTGTGCCCTTTGACTTGAGGAGCTGATCATCGTTGGAGGGAACGACCAGGCCGACCAGGAACATGGTCAAGCTGTAGAAGATCAGGATTCGCCAGAAGACTCGCTTTGCAGCCTGAGGAATCACTCTTCGAGCATTCGCAGTCTCCGCAGCGGCCAGGGATGTGTTTTCAATTCCAGAGAAGGTATTCGGAAAGGTGGTATATAATCCTATCAACCGCCCGAGAGATCCTTGGATGCCCATATACTGCACAAAGGGGCGTGGGTCTATAGAGAAGCCTTGATTGAcatttaaagttataggcCACAATAAATAATCACCAACTTTTCTAATATCTAAATCCAAGAGTGTCACATTGGGACCGCCACCGGCAATGATAATAGCCGCCCTGATGTTGACGATAAAGATGAGAGCAATCTGGAGCATGGCAAATCCGAACTCGAGGTCACCAAAAAACCCTAACAAACAAGAAGTTGGTGAAGGCCATCAAGAGTCCAAGGATGGTAATCCACTGTAGATACTACTTAGCAGCCACACTTCCAAATCTCAGGAGAAAACTCATACCACAGCGCTGTTCACTTCGACCTCAGGACCGCAGCGGCAACAATGTCAGTGGGGATAAAGCTGATACCCTTATAGACCGGATTCCAACCATTGCAAACGACAAGGCTGGGTCGATAAAGACCTCGGCATATCTCATGATGCCTCCACTCAACGGGACAAGGGCCGCCATCTCAGCCACAGCGAGAACAACGCCAGCAGCCGAGAAGCCAATCAGGGTATATCCAAGGAACGTTCCAATCGGTCCGGCCTGAGCAAAGGCGCGCCCAGAGCTGAGAAACAGACCAGTTCCAATGGCTCCGGCGAGGGCCATCATCTGCAAGTGACGCGAGTGCAGACCCTTGTTCATGTCCTTCAGCTCCGACATGTCCAAGGGCGCGTTTACAATGGCAGCTTCATGGGTGGCCATGGTGCCTGCAGCAACATCTGATGAGTTGCTTCGGGCGTCGTAGGCGACGGCTTTTTCGCCTGCCTCCATCTGATTGGCCTTGGAAGCCATGATCAGGGGTGAAGAGTCAAAGAGGGAGAAGTTAAGGATGCCAGACAAGAGTGATGCTTCCAAGAACAGGTCTCTTTCAAAGAAGAGAACTTGGGCTGATCTATAGCACTAAAAATGGGAGCTGCCCAAGGGGTAAAATACTCAGTATCCTCCTAGCGAAGGAGTCTGGGGTAATACCAGAGCTCCACATGACATCTCCGTGATGCCAAATTTCGCCAGCGATATCCGGACGTCGAAGCTGAAAAGTAAAGTGTAGATAGGGACTGACCTATTCGTGGATACCCCAGGATCTGAGTTTCCTCATCTCCGGGGAAGCAGAGGTAGTGGGCTCTCACTCGAGGACGCTCCACGGGTGCACGATCGAGATAAGCTTGGAGATTTCGGATCGTGATGCCATTGGTATCTCTAAGTCTTGGGCGATGACGGTTCCCTGTAACCTCGCAAAGGGTGCGGACTACAACGGCTTGATAGTGCTGGTAGGGTGACCTTGCTTGGTCCAGCCGCGCCTTGAGGAGCGCCCTATTGTCGAGGACCGGCGCCCAATTGAGGGTTTTGCGAATACACGGAAAATCAGTGATTTGTCCACACGTAATGGTTCCCTGACTTACTCTTGCTTGTGTGATGGACACTTCCAGAGTCTGTAAGCGATAAAGAGCCTCCCTGTTCGAGGTCCTGTGAGTTCCCCAAGCAGATCTGGAGCAAGACACCAAAGTCCAACCTAGCTCAAGACTCAGACATCATAGGATCAGTTCAGGAAGACGCAACATCTAAAACCTTTGTCCTGACGGTGCAGGCCCTTCACAAGACCTTGCCTAACATGGGCATGGTTACCAGGGCAATCCATGCTGATGACTTCTCAAGCCTCATAGTGCCATTGCTCCCCCCATGCAAGTTGCTGTCAACTATCGATACCATCGAGACCTTGAACAGTTGGTGCCGATGCAGAACAAGGACGTAAGTTACCATCTTGACCCTGTTTCTTCGGAGCCCAGCTGACTGATAGCAGCCGAATGCACCATTTAACTCCCGCATCTACTCACGTTACAATGGCCCTAACTCAACCCGCTTCGAGACAGCCTTGCACAATCCCTTTGGAGGCGGTGGTGTTGTGACATACTCGAGTGGCCTTGCCTCGTTCCATGCCATCATGCCCCTGCTAACGCCCAAGCGCATCTTTATCGGCGAGGGCTACCACGGCGTTCACCGAAGCATCATACTCCAGGACCGAGTGACAGGGGTAGAGAAGCTGACCCTTCAGGATCTGAATCAGCTCGGGCGCGGGGATCTTCTGCACATTGAGACGCCACTCAATCCCACTGGGGAAGCCCGCAACTTGGAATACTATGTCGCAAAGGCTCGTCAGGCTGGGGCTTACATTTCAGTTGATGCGACCTTtgcatctcctcctctgcaGGATCCTCTCCAGTATGGTGGCGACATCGTCATGCATAGCGGTACCAAGTACATTGGAGGCCATTCCGATATGCTCTGCGGCGTCCTGGTCGTGCATCAGGATCGAAAGGAGTAGGTAGAGACCCTGTATCAGGATCGCAGAGTGATGGGATCAATCGTTGGTAGCTTCGAGGGCTGGCTCGGTATCCGATCGCTGCGAACTCTTCACCTTCGCGTGATCAAGCAGCCCCAAACtgccgagaagctggtgCCTTGGCTCCACGAGGAGGTCCAGAAGCCCGGCTCTCTAGTCGGAAAGATGATCGACAAAGTACAGCATACGTCTCTGCAAGAAGCAGACCTCAAGGGTGGGTGGCTTCGGAAGCAGATGCCCGGGGGCTTTGGGCCAGTCTTTTCCATCTGGATGAACAAGGAGGAGCACGTGCGGAGACTGCCGAGCAGGCTGTACATCTTCCAGCATGCGATGAGTCTTGGTGGTGTCGAAAGCCTGACGAAGTGGCGTGCCATGAGCGACGAGGGAAGAGACCCCAGGCTGATCCGGGTCAGCTGTGGTGTGGAGGATGTTGAAGATATGAAGGCGGATATACTGCAGGCCTTTGGCTTCTGCGGGACTTTCCATAAGCAAGAGACATCAATTGCATATCGGATAGATAAAATAAACGTGCCCCGAGATTGAAGAGTGAATCTCGTAGAGAGAGTGAGCCCCGCCTGTGCGGGAGGGAGTGCATGACAGAGCTCAGCCTGGTTGGCGCCATTCGTCCAAATTCGGAAGGTAGCTACTTGC
This region includes:
- a CDS encoding AA-permease domain-containing protein encodes the protein MASKANQMEAGEKAVAYDARSNSSDVAAGTMATHEAAIVNAPLDMSELKDMNKGLHSRHLQMMALAGAIGTGLFLSSGRAFAQAGPIGTFLGYTLIGFSAAGVVLAVAEMAALVPLSGGIMRYAEVFIDPALSFAMRCGFFGDLEFGFAMLQIALIFIVNIRAAIIIAGGGPNVTLLDLDIRKVGDYLLWPITLNVNQGFSIDPRPFVQYMGIQGSLGRLIGLYTTFPNTFSGIENTSLAAAETANARRVIPQAAKRVFWRILIFYSLTMFLVGLVVPSNDDQLLKSKGTAASPFVISASLAGIKVIPHVINAIVVTSAWSCGNYGMMSYIRYLFGLVKNRHAPRVFTRLNRFRIPYVADLLSIAILVNWTVILITYLFFFYGCKVQGIDRNELPYRSPFQPYFSWACISLFILILITSGWQNFVHGHWNTKSFMSSYFNIPLALILYFGFRFYKKTKIILDEIPIRAFLDIANADPPPPLKPKEIRKLNFLW